In Deltaproteobacteria bacterium, a genomic segment contains:
- a CDS encoding ABC transporter substrate-binding protein, which yields MAFLLAGWVALAVGPPGLSTAEAADKPRIGGTLKLGNAKGIGTPIPFVAFTSIPEYIKNNMYEPLVMYDQKGDIHPWLAESWSPNADSSEWTFKLRKGVKFHNGKELTAEDVVWSVNHIRDPANGAAGQGQLADNVAEATAVDQHTVRFKAPGPRGLLPEILANTSTLHIAPAGSLAKGQQKIKGGAPPAGTGPFKFKSWTPGQELHVVRHDGYWGGAAYLDGVRFIVIRQKAARAAAVQAGDVHLTERLGPTFVQRIDSKRIKGLRYMPIGAAGLRLLVFNTQSAPVSDPRVRKAIALSLDKGAILDEATFGLGVPVETWGVPNTDWETSLGFKWKRNVAEAKRLLKEAGYKGQPITLGATRGQGDPWTEPIMRQAAEAGIKFSLQNLGGAELIKKTIAGELHVSVYGGGGTGEPFVANIQHLGCAEGKHGVSNVTRYCTPELEKLVTQYLEEPDRAKRLAIWKKFAQTYFVDDVVHYIIGWSNIRNYVWRDEVKNWERGPTQEYWHAKGGLWRTWLEP from the coding sequence GTGGCATTTTTGTTGGCCGGTTGGGTCGCGCTCGCCGTCGGCCCGCCGGGCCTCTCCACGGCCGAAGCCGCGGACAAGCCCCGCATCGGAGGAACCCTGAAGCTGGGCAACGCCAAGGGCATCGGCACGCCCATTCCCTTCGTGGCCTTCACCTCCATCCCCGAGTACATCAAGAACAACATGTACGAGCCCCTGGTGATGTACGACCAGAAGGGCGACATCCATCCGTGGCTGGCGGAGAGCTGGTCGCCCAACGCCGATTCCAGCGAGTGGACGTTCAAGCTCCGCAAGGGGGTCAAGTTCCACAACGGCAAGGAGTTGACGGCCGAGGACGTGGTCTGGTCCGTCAACCACATCCGGGACCCGGCCAACGGCGCGGCGGGCCAGGGGCAGTTGGCCGACAACGTCGCCGAGGCCACGGCCGTGGACCAGCACACCGTGAGGTTCAAGGCACCCGGGCCGCGCGGCCTCTTGCCCGAGATTCTCGCCAACACGTCGACCCTTCACATCGCCCCGGCCGGGTCTCTGGCCAAGGGCCAGCAGAAGATAAAGGGCGGCGCGCCGCCGGCGGGCACGGGCCCGTTCAAGTTCAAGTCCTGGACCCCGGGGCAGGAGCTGCACGTGGTCCGTCATGACGGCTACTGGGGCGGGGCCGCGTACCTCGACGGCGTCCGCTTCATCGTGATCCGCCAGAAGGCGGCCCGGGCCGCCGCGGTCCAGGCGGGCGACGTGCACCTGACGGAGCGCCTGGGGCCGACCTTTGTGCAGCGCATCGACAGCAAGCGCATCAAGGGGCTGCGGTACATGCCCATCGGCGCCGCCGGGCTCAGGCTTCTCGTCTTCAACACCCAGTCGGCGCCCGTTTCCGATCCGCGCGTGCGCAAGGCCATCGCGCTCTCGCTGGACAAGGGCGCGATCCTCGACGAGGCCACCTTCGGGCTCGGCGTCCCGGTGGAGACCTGGGGCGTCCCGAACACCGACTGGGAGACCTCCCTCGGCTTCAAGTGGAAGCGGAACGTGGCCGAGGCCAAGCGCCTGCTCAAGGAGGCCGGTTACAAGGGCCAGCCCATCACCCTGGGAGCCACCCGCGGCCAGGGCGATCCCTGGACCGAGCCCATCATGCGGCAGGCGGCCGAGGCGGGCATCAAGTTCTCGCTGCAGAACCTGGGCGGAGCCGAGCTCATCAAGAAGACCATCGCGGGTGAGCTTCACGTCTCCGTCTACGGGGGAGGCGGGACCGGTGAGCCGTTCGTGGCCAACATCCAGCACCTCGGCTGCGCCGAGGGCAAGCACGGCGTCAGCAACGTCACTCGCTACTGCACTCCCGAGCTGGAAAAGCTCGTGACGCAGTACCTGGAAGAGCCGGACCGGGCCAAGCGGCTCGCCATCTGGAAGAAGTTCGCCCAGACATACTTCGTCGACGACGTGGTCCACTACATCATCGGCTGGTCCAACATCCGGAACTACGTGTGGCGCGACGAGGTCAAGAACTGGGAGCGGGGTCCCACGCAGGAGTACTGGCACGCCAAGGGCGGGCTTTGGAGGACGTGGCTGGAGCCGTAA
- a CDS encoding VOC family protein yields the protein MGIAAIDHWVLVVKDLEETFAFYRKLGLDAGWQERPGGRGTRPIIRISETQKINLYVVDRYETESPTHAPNYATGGADFCLRWEGTVQEARDFLQQAGVAVISGPVARTGSEGVGTSLYVRDPDDNLIELMTYGDPAYA from the coding sequence ATGGGAATCGCAGCCATTGACCACTGGGTGCTGGTCGTCAAGGACCTGGAAGAGACCTTCGCGTTCTATCGCAAGCTCGGACTCGACGCGGGGTGGCAGGAGCGTCCGGGCGGACGCGGCACACGGCCGATCATCCGCATCAGCGAGACGCAGAAGATCAACCTGTACGTGGTGGACCGCTACGAGACCGAGAGCCCCACGCACGCACCCAACTACGCCACCGGCGGCGCGGACTTCTGCCTGCGCTGGGAAGGGACCGTGCAGGAGGCGCGGGACTTCCTGCAGCAGGCCGGAGTCGCCGTCATCTCCGGTCCCGTGGCCCGCACCGGTTCCGAGGGCGTCGGCACCAGCCTGTACGTCCGCGACCCCGACGACAACCTGATCGAGCTGATGACCTACGGCGACCCCGCGTACGCGTAA
- a CDS encoding ABC transporter permease, with product MELQAPYPSTTSGPGYRLWRASGRAVSATRNDPRAAVGVTLLFLYILIALVGASFSPYDTTTPNIKVRMQGPSWEHPFGTDRIGRDVATRIIAGSRVSLHVAAGAVIVALLLGAPLGALSSYVGGAFDALVQRVMEGIMAFPSLVLALALVALAGPSVPMLWFAIAFSSIPRYARIVRSGVLTHKEREYVEAARAMGQRPMGVLMKQILPNIMAPIAVQITLDFARAIGVEAALSYLGLGLSVPYISWGLMVREAQDFLEVAPWLAVFPGIALAGVILGFTLLGDSLRDRMDPRTRLPLNRRGR from the coding sequence GTGGAACTCCAAGCCCCCTATCCGTCGACAACCTCCGGGCCGGGGTACCGTTTGTGGCGCGCGTCCGGCCGCGCGGTCAGCGCGACCCGCAACGATCCGCGGGCCGCGGTGGGCGTCACGCTGCTCTTTCTCTACATCCTGATCGCCCTGGTGGGGGCGAGCTTCTCTCCCTACGATACCACCACGCCCAACATCAAGGTGCGCATGCAAGGACCGAGTTGGGAGCACCCTTTCGGCACCGACCGCATCGGCCGGGACGTCGCCACCCGCATCATCGCCGGCTCGCGCGTGAGCCTGCACGTGGCCGCGGGCGCGGTCATCGTGGCGCTGCTGCTGGGGGCGCCGCTGGGCGCCCTGTCGAGCTACGTGGGCGGGGCCTTCGATGCGCTGGTCCAGCGCGTGATGGAGGGCATCATGGCCTTCCCGTCGCTGGTGCTGGCGTTGGCGTTGGTGGCGCTGGCCGGGCCCAGCGTCCCGATGCTGTGGTTCGCCATCGCCTTCAGCTCCATCCCGCGCTACGCCCGCATCGTCCGTAGCGGCGTGCTGACGCACAAGGAACGGGAGTATGTCGAGGCCGCCCGGGCCATGGGACAGCGGCCCATGGGCGTCCTGATGAAGCAGATCCTGCCCAACATCATGGCGCCCATCGCGGTGCAGATCACCCTGGACTTCGCCCGCGCCATCGGCGTGGAGGCGGCCCTCAGCTACCTGGGCCTGGGCTTGTCGGTGCCGTACATCAGTTGGGGCCTGATGGTCCGGGAGGCGCAGGACTTTCTGGAGGTGGCGCCCTGGCTGGCGGTGTTTCCGGGCATCGCCCTGGCCGGCGTTATCCTGGGCTTCACCCTGTTGGGCGACAGCCTGCGGGACCGCATGGATCCGCGCACGCGCCTGCCCTTGAACCGGCGGGGGCGGTAG
- a CDS encoding alpha/beta hydrolase, translating into MNATDEKFVDVNGIRTRYFEKGSGENLVLIHGGVFGSNDAADCGLDWGLNFDALARWFHVYALDKLGQGLTDNPPSDDDYTMAATVRHAIGFIEALKLGGVHVVGHSRGAYVAARMTLERPDLVRSCIPVDTNTLAPGMGRNHIVFADAPEPRLTRESQRWVIERYSYSGAHITEDWLDSMTEIAQLPKYQETVDRMVTRGLRKSLFLTKHSLQKEETLGWIRDRGLQRPTLLVWGYNDPTATLAQGLRLFELLAMRERRSQMHIINRAGHFSYREHPREFNEVVRGFIAAQGR; encoded by the coding sequence ATGAATGCCACAGACGAAAAATTCGTGGACGTGAACGGCATCCGCACGCGCTACTTCGAGAAGGGAAGCGGCGAGAACCTCGTGCTGATCCACGGCGGCGTGTTCGGCTCCAACGACGCCGCCGACTGCGGCCTGGACTGGGGGCTCAACTTCGACGCCTTGGCACGGTGGTTCCACGTCTACGCCCTGGACAAGCTCGGCCAGGGGCTGACCGACAACCCGCCGAGCGACGACGACTACACCATGGCGGCGACCGTGCGCCACGCCATCGGCTTCATCGAGGCCCTGAAGCTGGGCGGCGTGCACGTCGTGGGCCACTCCCGCGGCGCCTACGTGGCCGCCCGCATGACCCTCGAGCGTCCGGACCTGGTGCGGTCGTGCATCCCGGTGGACACCAACACGCTGGCGCCGGGCATGGGACGGAACCACATCGTCTTCGCCGACGCCCCGGAACCGCGGCTCACGCGGGAGAGCCAGCGCTGGGTCATCGAGCGCTACTCCTACAGCGGCGCGCACATCACCGAAGACTGGCTCGATTCCATGACCGAGATCGCGCAACTGCCCAAGTACCAGGAGACCGTGGACCGGATGGTCACCCGGGGTCTGCGCAAGAGCCTGTTCCTGACGAAGCACTCGCTCCAGAAGGAGGAGACCCTCGGCTGGATCCGCGACCGCGGGCTGCAGAGGCCCACCCTGCTGGTGTGGGGCTACAACGACCCCACCGCCACCCTGGCGCAGGGACTGCGGCTTTTCGAGCTGCTGGCCATGCGCGAGCGGCGCTCGCAGATGCACATCATCAACCGGGCGGGGCACTTCTCCTACCGGGAGCACCCGCGGGAGTTCAACGAAGTCGTTCGGGGATTCATCGCCGCCCAGGGACGGTAG
- a CDS encoding tripartite tricarboxylate transporter permease, with product MWEAALSAVENIFGCPCVAGVVPKSLAFLGLGVVMGLSLGAIPGLGGLVGLAILLPFTLDLDTLSAFAVMIGLISVTSTSDTIPSVLFGVPGTAASQATILDGHPMAKKGEAGRAFGAAYMASMMGGLFGALILAVSIPVLRPIVLAFSAPEFFMMGMLGISMVAVLSGGAPLKGLVVGALGLMVGMVGMDYQVGEMRWTFGQLYLWEGVPLVPVALGIFAIPEMADLVIRGTRIADVPRDALRGVTAGIRDALRHWFLVLRSSAVGVWVGATPGLGGAVVDWFAYGHAVQTERGARDTFGTGDVRGVIAPESANNAKEGGSLIPTLAFGVPGSAAMAILLGVFLIQGIAPGPDMLTKHLDVTYTMVWSIAIANIFGTGLCLLLTNHLARLANVRVHLLAPLIIVVVFLAAFQAKRHFGDLILLLSFGILGWLMKRFGWPRPPLILGLVLSSVLENYFFIAASHFGVTWLWRPIVLVIGALIVLSLVYGQRWTRTGMPADEPAPEPSAPAFRFHLSVPAVFSLAILLLVLTGVVTARGWPPQARLFPLVIGLAATGMCAAQLLLDLFRVPVRGAGRIMDLEAERGVPGRVIARRAADIFGWILGLLASIWLMGFLLSVPLFMWLYLALRAHAGWRLSLGYTALALALLLGIFHYTLHIPWPEGLVAAPQEALLQWLGG from the coding sequence ATGTGGGAAGCGGCCCTCAGCGCGGTGGAGAACATCTTCGGCTGTCCCTGTGTCGCCGGAGTGGTGCCGAAGAGTCTTGCCTTCCTCGGCCTGGGCGTCGTCATGGGGCTCTCCCTGGGCGCCATTCCCGGCCTCGGCGGGCTGGTGGGTCTCGCCATCCTCCTGCCGTTCACGCTGGACCTCGATACCCTGAGCGCGTTCGCGGTCATGATCGGGCTCATCTCGGTGACGAGCACGTCGGACACCATCCCGTCGGTGCTGTTCGGGGTGCCGGGCACCGCGGCTTCGCAGGCCACCATCCTGGACGGTCATCCCATGGCCAAGAAGGGCGAGGCGGGGCGGGCCTTCGGCGCCGCGTACATGGCGTCCATGATGGGGGGCCTTTTCGGCGCGCTGATCCTCGCCGTCTCCATCCCGGTGCTGCGGCCCATCGTGCTCGCGTTCAGCGCCCCCGAGTTCTTCATGATGGGCATGCTGGGCATCTCCATGGTGGCGGTGCTGAGCGGCGGTGCGCCGTTAAAGGGGCTGGTGGTGGGGGCCCTGGGGCTCATGGTGGGCATGGTGGGCATGGACTACCAGGTGGGGGAGATGCGCTGGACCTTCGGCCAGCTCTACCTCTGGGAGGGGGTGCCGCTGGTGCCGGTGGCCCTGGGCATCTTCGCCATCCCGGAGATGGCGGACCTCGTGATCCGCGGCACGCGCATCGCCGACGTGCCCAGGGACGCGCTGCGCGGCGTCACCGCGGGCATCCGCGACGCTCTGCGCCACTGGTTCCTGGTGCTGCGCTCCAGCGCCGTGGGCGTGTGGGTGGGCGCGACGCCGGGCCTGGGCGGCGCGGTGGTGGACTGGTTCGCCTACGGCCACGCGGTGCAGACGGAGCGCGGCGCCCGCGACACCTTCGGCACCGGCGACGTGCGCGGGGTCATCGCGCCGGAGAGCGCCAACAACGCCAAGGAGGGCGGCTCGCTGATCCCGACCCTGGCCTTCGGCGTGCCCGGCAGCGCCGCCATGGCCATCCTGCTCGGGGTGTTCCTGATCCAGGGCATCGCCCCGGGCCCCGACATGCTCACGAAGCACCTGGACGTCACCTATACCATGGTGTGGAGCATCGCCATCGCCAACATCTTCGGCACGGGTCTGTGCCTGCTCCTCACCAACCACCTGGCCCGCCTCGCCAACGTCCGCGTGCACCTGCTGGCGCCGCTGATCATCGTCGTCGTGTTCCTGGCCGCGTTCCAGGCCAAGCGCCACTTCGGCGACCTGATCCTGCTGCTGTCGTTCGGTATCCTGGGATGGCTGATGAAGCGCTTCGGCTGGCCCCGTCCGCCCCTCATCCTGGGGCTGGTGCTGAGCAGCGTGCTGGAGAACTACTTCTTCATCGCCGCCAGCCACTTCGGCGTGACCTGGCTGTGGCGCCCCATCGTCCTCGTCATCGGCGCGCTCATCGTCCTGAGCCTGGTGTACGGTCAACGGTGGACCCGGACGGGCATGCCGGCGGACGAGCCCGCGCCAGAGCCGTCGGCGCCGGCGTTCCGCTTCCACCTGAGCGTCCCCGCCGTGTTCTCCCTGGCCATCCTCCTCCTGGTGCTCACCGGCGTGGTCACCGCCCGTGGGTGGCCGCCCCAGGCACGGCTCTTTCCCCTGGTGATCGGTCTGGCCGCGACGGGCATGTGCGCCGCTCAACTGCTACTGGACCTCTTCCGGGTCCCCGTGCGAGGCGCCGGCCGCATCATGGACCTGGAAGCGGAGCGAGGCGTCCCGGGCCGGGTCATCGCGCGCCGCGCCGCCGACATCTTCGGCTGGATCCTGGGGCTGCTCGCATCCATCTGGCTGATGGGCTTCCTGTTGAGCGTGCCGCTCTTCATGTGGCTCTACCTGGCGCTACGCGCCCACGCCGGCTGGCGCCTCTCCCTCGGTTACACCGCGCTGGCGCTGGCGCTGCTCCTGGGCATCTTCCACTACACCCTCCACATCCCCTGGCCGGAGGGTTTGGTGGCCGCCCCGCAGGAGGCGTTGCTGCAGTGGCTGGGCGGGTAG
- a CDS encoding LysR family transcriptional regulator, protein MSEPRFRVPSTSALVAFEATARLGGVIRASEELLTSQSAVSRHIRNLETRIGEKLFRRQGRGVVLTPSGQDYYVAVKAALENLHAASKGLGVQTPSVTIACTKEVANFLLRPSIPQVKRAMDDNADVRVLTCDYDMLQFLAPTGIDVLFEYAAAPSEPAAVKVLDEEIVPVASPTLVRRFERALGRHPRHWADIPRLEAIQNGETWATWTTWFSAHDCDPPKAPTETLDDYQELLDAAASGLGMAIGWNGFVSAYLDSGRLVRLRDNWLRTHIGLYAVPTQASSGNRNAAVCLSTLAALGEVLPGARQLSPQRQPNRGDGAFLERI, encoded by the coding sequence ATGAGTGAACCCAGGTTCAGAGTCCCGTCCACCAGCGCTCTGGTCGCGTTCGAGGCTACGGCTCGGCTCGGCGGTGTGATACGCGCATCCGAGGAGTTGCTCACCTCCCAGTCGGCGGTCAGCCGTCACATCCGCAACCTGGAGACGAGGATCGGCGAGAAGCTGTTTCGGCGGCAAGGCCGGGGAGTGGTTTTGACACCGAGCGGTCAGGATTACTATGTCGCGGTCAAGGCCGCGTTGGAAAACCTGCATGCGGCCAGCAAAGGGCTCGGCGTGCAGACGCCCAGCGTGACCATCGCGTGCACGAAGGAGGTGGCGAACTTCCTGCTGCGCCCCTCCATTCCACAGGTCAAGCGCGCCATGGACGACAACGCGGATGTGCGCGTTCTGACCTGCGACTACGACATGCTGCAATTCCTCGCGCCGACGGGGATCGACGTCCTTTTCGAGTATGCGGCCGCGCCGAGCGAGCCGGCCGCGGTGAAGGTGCTGGACGAGGAGATCGTCCCGGTCGCCTCTCCGACCCTCGTCAGACGGTTCGAACGGGCTCTCGGCAGGCACCCGCGCCATTGGGCGGATATTCCACGTCTGGAAGCGATCCAGAACGGCGAAACGTGGGCCACGTGGACGACGTGGTTCAGCGCACACGACTGCGATCCGCCCAAGGCCCCGACGGAAACCCTCGATGACTATCAGGAGCTGCTGGACGCCGCCGCCAGCGGTCTGGGGATGGCCATCGGTTGGAACGGCTTCGTGAGCGCGTACCTGGATTCCGGGCGGCTCGTCCGGCTCAGGGACAACTGGTTGCGGACCCACATCGGCTTGTATGCCGTCCCTACCCAGGCCAGCTCCGGCAACCGGAACGCGGCGGTTTGCCTGTCCACGCTCGCCGCCCTGGGTGAAGTGCTTCCGGGAGCGCGCCAGTTGTCGCCGCAGCGACAGCCGAACCGCGGCGACGGCGCCTTTCTCGAACGAATCTGA
- a CDS encoding amidohydrolase family protein, translating into MATLKMKYGVVSADDHIQEAPDVWTNRMSKAKFGDDIPHIVELPDGTQTWSLGGNAKGFGGLARVSGVNPNVKRWEDVPRSTYEVSERLKVLDQEELDASVLFPNIIGITNQNFQKEGSEAFRLACIQAYNDWLIDEWQDVTPRFIAQCVAPMWDVDLSVAEIHRAVKRGHKALVWHGAPHILGLKHFNDPYWYPVYQACCDLDVPICLHSTALPALPSWESLEKQAQFALGVSMSFVSHMEIVSNVLYSGVFEKFPRLKTISVESGVGWLPYLLEELDHEFEERKVAENSSLTRKPSDVFQTNMWATFWHERHGIRSRDEIGVDKIMYSVDYPHGTTTFPKSVWCRTHSLQDVTSAEERKKMLMDNAIKLYKLDVDESGIHQPLYEPGPISVGPRPEAA; encoded by the coding sequence ATGGCAACGCTCAAGATGAAGTACGGCGTCGTCTCCGCGGACGATCACATCCAGGAGGCCCCGGATGTCTGGACCAACAGGATGTCGAAGGCGAAGTTCGGCGACGACATCCCCCACATCGTGGAGCTGCCGGACGGCACCCAGACTTGGTCCCTGGGCGGCAACGCCAAGGGATTCGGCGGGCTGGCTCGTGTTTCCGGCGTCAACCCCAACGTGAAGAGGTGGGAGGACGTGCCTCGCTCCACGTACGAGGTTTCGGAGCGCCTGAAGGTCCTGGACCAGGAAGAGCTGGACGCCTCGGTGCTCTTCCCCAACATCATCGGCATCACCAACCAGAACTTCCAGAAGGAGGGCAGCGAGGCCTTCCGGCTGGCCTGCATCCAGGCCTACAACGACTGGCTCATCGACGAGTGGCAGGACGTCACCCCCCGGTTCATCGCCCAGTGCGTCGCCCCCATGTGGGACGTGGACCTGAGCGTGGCCGAGATCCATCGCGCGGTGAAGCGCGGCCACAAGGCGCTGGTATGGCACGGCGCTCCCCATATCCTGGGGCTCAAGCACTTCAACGATCCCTACTGGTACCCGGTCTATCAGGCCTGCTGCGACCTGGACGTGCCCATTTGCCTGCACTCCACCGCGCTGCCCGCGCTGCCATCGTGGGAGTCACTCGAGAAACAGGCCCAGTTTGCTCTCGGCGTTTCCATGAGCTTCGTGAGCCACATGGAGATAGTCTCCAACGTCCTCTATTCGGGCGTGTTCGAGAAATTCCCCAGGCTCAAGACCATCAGCGTGGAGAGTGGCGTGGGCTGGCTGCCCTACCTGCTGGAGGAGCTGGACCACGAGTTCGAGGAGCGCAAGGTTGCCGAGAATTCCTCCCTCACGCGCAAGCCCAGCGACGTTTTCCAGACCAACATGTGGGCCACCTTCTGGCACGAGCGCCACGGCATCCGCAGCCGCGACGAGATCGGCGTGGACAAGATCATGTACTCGGTGGACTACCCCCACGGCACCACCACGTTTCCCAAGTCGGTGTGGTGCCGTACCCACTCGCTGCAGGACGTCACGTCCGCGGAGGAGCGCAAGAAGATGCTGATGGACAACGCCATCAAGCTCTACAAGCTGGACGTGGACGAGTCCGGCATCCACCAGCCCCTCTACGAGCCCGGTCCCATCAGCGTGGGGCCGCGGCCGGAGGCGGCCTAG
- a CDS encoding thiamine pyrophosphate-binding protein, with the protein MITAHEKICEVLSEARIDFVFGIPGGSAMRIFDSLAGHADKVRPILVRHEQSASIMADIYGRLTGRPGVVLGQGAFIGTNAIFGTLEAYLAGSPMVVLGDTTEGGDFSLNPRNASGWGHYGAFDLRKLLEGITKFSVLAASPKEAVLGLQMAIKHAVTGRPGPTAVVMRQGAIAGALDPDKPPRVHPTENWLRKSPTLPAVEDLVSAIERLQAAARPVIIAGNGVHAAKAYDELAAMAELLGSPVATTYNGKSAFPETHPLAVGMMGRYGQPVANSVIREADTLLVVGSRLAPNDTNSEQLIDAGRQSLIQIDIEPRNAGWSYPVETALIGDAKAVLAQLLRMGGEGLRRDGREGAAVRLEERKRTERFFENPALHSGAVPILPQRLVRDLNEALDPEAIVTLDAGSNRVWMAHYFKTKAPGTLFVPGGLAGMGWSAPAAVGAQLVHPDRPVVSVSGDGGFSMSVHVIATAVQYNLPVVFVVMNNSALSMIATGDLGGDSPAAFSDTDFAAIARGFGADGLRVDQPAEIQDAVREALTKKRPTVIDVITDGSEGLGSISSGGTVG; encoded by the coding sequence ATGATCACAGCCCACGAGAAGATTTGCGAAGTTCTGTCGGAGGCGCGGATCGACTTCGTCTTCGGCATTCCCGGGGGCAGCGCCATGCGCATCTTCGATTCGCTGGCCGGCCATGCCGACAAGGTGCGGCCCATCCTGGTGCGGCACGAGCAGTCCGCCTCGATCATGGCGGACATCTACGGCCGCCTTACAGGCAGGCCGGGGGTCGTTCTCGGGCAGGGTGCGTTCATCGGCACCAACGCCATATTCGGCACCCTGGAGGCGTATCTGGCGGGTTCGCCCATGGTGGTGCTGGGGGACACCACCGAGGGCGGCGACTTCTCCCTGAACCCCAGGAACGCCAGCGGCTGGGGCCACTACGGGGCGTTCGACCTGAGGAAGCTGCTGGAGGGCATCACCAAGTTCTCGGTGCTGGCCGCCTCCCCCAAGGAAGCGGTGCTGGGCCTTCAGATGGCCATCAAGCACGCGGTCACCGGGCGGCCGGGCCCCACCGCCGTGGTCATGCGCCAGGGAGCCATCGCGGGCGCGCTGGATCCGGACAAGCCGCCGCGCGTGCACCCGACCGAAAACTGGCTGCGAAAGTCCCCGACCCTGCCGGCCGTGGAGGACCTGGTTTCGGCCATCGAGCGGCTCCAGGCGGCGGCGCGGCCGGTCATCATCGCGGGCAACGGCGTGCACGCCGCCAAGGCGTATGACGAACTGGCGGCCATGGCCGAGCTGCTGGGCAGCCCGGTGGCGACCACCTACAACGGCAAGAGCGCGTTCCCCGAGACCCATCCGCTGGCCGTCGGCATGATGGGCCGTTACGGACAGCCGGTGGCCAACAGCGTCATACGCGAAGCCGACACCCTCCTGGTGGTGGGGTCGCGGCTGGCCCCCAACGACACCAACAGCGAGCAGCTCATCGACGCCGGCCGGCAGAGCCTGATCCAGATCGACATCGAGCCGCGCAACGCCGGCTGGTCCTATCCGGTGGAGACGGCGCTCATCGGCGACGCCAAGGCGGTGTTGGCGCAACTGCTGCGCATGGGCGGCGAGGGCCTCCGGCGCGATGGCCGGGAAGGAGCGGCCGTCCGGCTGGAGGAACGCAAGCGCACCGAGCGGTTCTTCGAGAACCCGGCGCTCCACTCCGGCGCGGTGCCCATCCTGCCGCAGCGCCTGGTTCGGGATCTCAACGAGGCGCTGGACCCGGAGGCCATCGTCACCCTCGACGCCGGCAGCAACCGCGTGTGGATGGCCCACTACTTCAAGACCAAGGCGCCGGGAACCCTCTTCGTGCCCGGAGGTCTGGCCGGGATGGGTTGGAGCGCGCCCGCCGCGGTGGGCGCGCAACTCGTGCACCCGGATCGTCCGGTGGTGAGCGTCAGCGGCGACGGCGGCTTCTCCATGTCGGTGCACGTCATCGCCACCGCCGTGCAGTACAACCTGCCTGTGGTCTTCGTCGTCATGAACAACTCCGCGCTGAGCATGATCGCCACCGGCGACCTGGGAGGGGACTCCCCCGCCGCCTTCAGCGACACCGACTTCGCCGCCATTGCGCGGGGCTTCGGCGCCGACGGCCTGCGGGTCGACCAACCCGCCGAAATTCAGGACGCGGTCAGGGAGGCGTTGACGAAGAAGCGTCCCACCGTGATCGACGTGATCACCGACGGCTCGGAAGGTCTCGGGAGCATCAGCAGCGGCGGCACCGTGGGCTGA